A window of Periplaneta americana isolate PAMFEO1 chromosome 9, P.americana_PAMFEO1_priV1, whole genome shotgun sequence genomic DNA:
TCGAATCCAATAGCAAACATGATAACTCCTAGACGACGCAAGACGGTACTGACTCGTTAACTCCACCTTTAACAGTGCGAAGTACATTATCCGGTTCTTGCTAGTTCTTACATAATAAACAGTAACTGAAAACTCTCATAAATAAATTTCTCTTATCGTACACCACAGAAAGATATTGCACTGCTATTTGAATGGAACATATAAATTCCTAATTATGATTCTCGCAATGATTATCAATTTATGATAACAATGACAAGTCTTAGGCTCTGGTGATATATACCACCTGATAAGGACACACACGTGTTAATAAATCATCTCTGTatcttattaatataaaataagttcAGTGTTGCATTTGGTTCGTCTACAAACTTAAACGTGTTCACTAATTTAAGACAAATCTTGCCGTACTCTTCAAGATGGCAATAAACGAAGCATGTGACAAATACAAAAAAGTGCTTTCCGAGGATGAATGGAGACAAATCGTAACGAAAAAACTTCAGACAACTAATTTCAAGATTGTACAAACCAGTATAAGTCCTCTCAGTGAAGATCAAGTCGGTTTCATGGGTGATCATTTAAAACTTGAGGCATCTGTTGAAATTACGGATCAGAAAGACGGATCTATCAGAAAAGAGGACCTTCACTTCTTTGGCAAGACTGTTCCTGTTGGAAACCAGGCATTCAAAGATTATGTAGACGGCACGAGATCTTTCTGTAAGGaattctatttcttttcttcgcTTATCAGCGATTTAAAAAACTACTACGTTAATAATGGACAGCAATCTTCTTGGACTTGCGAGTGTTATCTAGCCAGACTTGATATGGTAGTTTTGGAGAACCTTGTTGTTCAAGGCTACCAACAACACGATACTAGAAGTGCTATGGATTACGATCATTGTGTCATTGTGTTGAAGACTTTGGCTAGTTTCCATGCAGCttctgtaatatttgaagaaaatcaGTCCAAAACTTTTTCTGGGAGCACAAGAAAACTCACTGATATCTATCCCGACATATTCTTTGAAACGGAATGGGTAACAACTGAAGGTCACCCTGGCAACGGACTTCTCGTTTCTACAATAAGAGCCGCACTCAATTTTCTTAAATATCTACCAGGCTATGAGAACAATTCGGAAAAGTTTAAGATTGTTCGAGAGAAATTACCAGAAATGCTTATGAACCTCTGCGAATATGTGAAGCCATCAAGGATATACAGAAATGTCTTAACCCACGGGGATCCTTGGACAAGTAACATGTTTTTCCGCTATGAAACAGATAACGTACCAGTAGAGGCACGATTCGTGGACTTCCAGCTCTACCGCTACAACCCGCCAGCCGCTGACGTGATGTGCTTTCTGTGTTTGGTGACTACTAGAGAATTTCGAGAGACTAACCTGGAAAGACTGCTAACTACGTACTACGAGAACTTCTCTGCAGAACTCCGGAGACACGGACTGGATCCTGATCAGCTGGAACTCTCTTGGTCAGAGTTCAAGGCCAGTTGTGACTTCTACATTAAGGTGGGGCGAGTGACCGCAGCGGTCTATAAGCAGCAGACTGCCATGAAGGGAGATGTCCTCAAGACTGTGTTCTCCAATCCACAAGACATGCACATGT
This region includes:
- the LOC138706266 gene encoding uncharacterized protein; translation: MAINEACDKYKKVLSEDEWRQIVTKKLQTTNFKIVQTSISPLSEDQVGFMGDHLKLEASVEITDQKDGSIRKEDLHFFGKTVPVGNQAFKDYVDGTRSFCKEFYFFSSLISDLKNYYVNNGQQSSWTCECYLARLDMVVLENLVVQGYQQHDTRSAMDYDHCVIVLKTLASFHAASVIFEENQSKTFSGSTRKLTDIYPDIFFETEWVTTEGHPGNGLLVSTIRAALNFLKYLPGYENNSEKFKIVREKLPEMLMNLCEYVKPSRIYRNVLTHGDPWTSNMFFRYETDNVPVEARFVDFQLYRYNPPAADVMCFLCLVTTREFRETNLERLLTTYYENFSAELRRHGLDPDQLELSWSEFKASCDFYIKVGRVTAAVYKQQTAMKGDVLKTVFSNPQDMHMFMRVDKTKYVIDNILSDPYYRDENVNAMEELIERCILMAYLT